From Sporolactobacillus pectinivorans:
TTACCTTGGCGGTGTGAACGCAAAAGTTCTTCCTACGCCAATGATGAACATTCTGAATGGCGGCAAGCATGCTGACAACAGCGTTGACTTCCAGGAATTCATGATTATGCCTGTCGGCGCAGATTCAATCAAAGAAGCTGTTCGCATCGGTGCCGAAGTTTATCACGCACTGAAATCTGTTCTGTCAGCTAAGGGCCATCTGACTGCTGTCGGTGACGAAGGCGGTTTTGCTCCTAACCTGAAGAACAATGAAGAAGTGCTTGACACAATCCTTGAAGCTATCGAAAAAGCGGGTTACAAACCAGGCGTTGACGTTAAACTGGCTATCGACCCAGCTTCCTCTGAATTGTTTGAAGACGGCAAGTACAACTTTAAAGGCGAAGGCGTTGTCAGAACAACTGACGAAATGATCGAATACTACACGAAACTGGTTGAAAAGTACCCGATCATCTCGATCGAAGACGGCCTTGATGAAAACGACTGGGAAGGCTGGCAGAAACTGACCAAGGCTCTTGGCGACAAGGTTCAGTTGGTCGGCGATGACCTGTTCGTTACGAACACGGACTACTTGAAGAAAGGCATCGACCTTGGCGTTGCCAACTCGATCCTGATCAAGGTTAACCAGATCGGTACATTGACTGAAACACTGAACGCGATTGAAATGGCTCAGAAGGCCGGTTATACGGCTGTTGTTTCACACCGTTCAGGTGAAACGGAAGATACTTCGATTGCTGATATCGTTGTTGCAACGAACGCCGGTGAAATCAAGACTGGTTCTCTCGCTAGAACAGACCGTATCGCTAAGTACAACCAGTTGATCCGGATCGAGGATGGTCTCGAAGGATCCGCTCAGTATCTTGGCAACGATTCATTCTACAACATTAAATAAACAAAGATTCGGCTTAAGCAGTTCTGAAAAACGGAACGGACTCCAGAAGGGGGTCACGCTCCGTTTTTTATTGCCATTTTTTAGATTACGTGCTACTCTCAAGGTTGAAAATCACACAAGTTTATTTCAAAAATCAGCAATAGCAGTTTGCTATAAAGGGATGATCGTGTGATCCACTATTCAGAAGAGAATTTTATGAAAAATCAGCAATTTCCATTCTGCATCAGTGTTGAGGAACTTCAGGGCGGGGAAATTTCAGACCGGCATGACTATGACTTTTCCGAAATCATTTATGTAGCCAGCGGTAGCGGGACCTATTTGTATCGTGAAACGACTCTTCAGATCGCCAAGGGGGATGTTTTAATCATACAGCCAGGGCTTGCTCATGCCTATGGCGCACATCCGGATTCGAATCTGCGGATCTACCGCGTTATGTTCCAGCAACGTTTACTGAATCGTGAATGGCCGGCGTTAAACCACGCTGCCCCTTTCATTGACCCTATTTTTATTGATCCGTTTTTCTGTGGAAACAAACAATTAAAGTCCCATATCTCTTTAAAAACAAAAGAACAAATTGAACTGACTATACTGCTCGACCGCATGGTAAGCGAGTATTTGCAAAAATCGTGGGGTCACCACTGCATGATCCGGATGCTTCTCGTGGAGATTTTTCTTTTTCTGGGAAGATGGTCAAAGGATGATCGAGGGCTGGATTCAGACACGGCGGGTACGAAAAAGGATGTGTTCAGTAACGTATGCGTCTTTATCAAGCAACATTACATGCAACAAATCAGCCTGGAAGAAGTCCGCAATATGTGCGGCATGAGCCAGTCTACGTTTACAATGAATTTTAAAAAGATGACGGGCTTTTCTTTTATTGACTACCGGAACAGGGTTCGTATACGGGCGGCAAAGGAGCTGCTTGAAAATACGGATCTGGCGATTATTAACGTTTCCCAGAAAGTCGGTTTTGATGATCTCAGTAACTTTGACCGAACATTCAAGCGCTTTGAAGGTCTTTCCCCATTAAACTATAGAAAAAGTAAATCGAGTCTTTAAACCTGTATCTGTCCCACGTTTGCATTTCTTCTCTATCTTGTTAAAAAATAATTTATCATTATTCAAATTATTGCCCAATTATCCCCCTGATTTTAGCGGATATGCTGGATTGGTCGGCATATCTGCACAGCTTTTCTACGACAAAGGACTTACTATTCGATATGTAAAAACA
This genomic window contains:
- a CDS encoding AraC family transcriptional regulator, with the translated sequence MKNQQFPFCISVEELQGGEISDRHDYDFSEIIYVASGSGTYLYRETTLQIAKGDVLIIQPGLAHAYGAHPDSNLRIYRVMFQQRLLNREWPALNHAAPFIDPIFIDPFFCGNKQLKSHISLKTKEQIELTILLDRMVSEYLQKSWGHHCMIRMLLVEIFLFLGRWSKDDRGLDSDTAGTKKDVFSNVCVFIKQHYMQQISLEEVRNMCGMSQSTFTMNFKKMTGFSFIDYRNRVRIRAAKELLENTDLAIINVSQKVGFDDLSNFDRTFKRFEGLSPLNYRKSKSSL
- the eno gene encoding phosphopyruvate hydratase; the encoded protein is MSQITDVYAREVLDSRGNPTVEVELTTDLGGFGRALVPSGASTGEHEAVELRDGDKSRFGGKGVLKAVKNVNDIIAPKVIGLEVSEQVALDQAMIDLDGTENKGKLGANAILGVSLAAANAAADELGIPLYRYLGGVNAKVLPTPMMNILNGGKHADNSVDFQEFMIMPVGADSIKEAVRIGAEVYHALKSVLSAKGHLTAVGDEGGFAPNLKNNEEVLDTILEAIEKAGYKPGVDVKLAIDPASSELFEDGKYNFKGEGVVRTTDEMIEYYTKLVEKYPIISIEDGLDENDWEGWQKLTKALGDKVQLVGDDLFVTNTDYLKKGIDLGVANSILIKVNQIGTLTETLNAIEMAQKAGYTAVVSHRSGETEDTSIADIVVATNAGEIKTGSLARTDRIAKYNQLIRIEDGLEGSAQYLGNDSFYNIK